Sequence from the Clostridium butyricum genome:
GAATGATCAACAAGAAATTGAGCGAGAAATAAATAAATATAAAATAAATTATGAGTTTATCAACAAGACTAAGAGGGAACTTATTAAGCAGGATGCTAATATTGATTGTATTGAATTTATAGGAAAGTATAGAGGGGAAATAGAGAATCTCCTTCAATCTTATAAAGATGGATTAAAGGATTTAAAATATAGATTAGAAAACCAAAGCAAACATAAGATTGATAGAAACACTAAAGACATTAATAGAAAAATCATATTAACTAATATAGAACTAGTAGTTTTATGTATATTATTTTTATTATCAGTAGTTATGAAATATATACCAGGGTCAATACTTTGTATAGTATTGTTTGTTTTTTTAATAAAAAGATATTTTAAATATTCATTAATAATTAGAAAGAATAAAATTGCAAAGAAGGATATTGATCTTATTCAAAAAGCAAAAAAGAGAGTTGAAGATGAAGAAGAAGAAATAAATATATATATTAAAGAAACCAACTGCAATAGCTATGAGGAATTTATAGAAAAGCTTACAAAGTATGATAAATATATAAGCTATAAGCATAATTATGAATTGGTTTTAAAAGAAAAAGAGGCTGAATTTAATGAAGAGAGGATTAATACTTTGCAGCATCTTTTTAAGGAAAACCAAGATATATTAAAATTGTTTTATGATACTTTATCTTGTAGCAATATAGATGAATTAGTAGAAAGGATAGAAAGATACGAAAAACTAAAAATAGATAGATTTAACATTCACAAAACTATAGAAGAAACAAAAAAATATCTTCTCAATATTGAAATTAATATAAAAGAAATTGAAAAAAGCATACTGGATAAAAAAATAATTATTGAAGCTGAAGATTATTCAATTGACAATTTAATTATAAAATTAAAAGATCTTAAAAAGAAAGTTTTATTAGAGGAATCATATGATCATATTAAATTATTTATTGGAGATGAATTAAATAGTAAAGTTTTAAAAAGACTTAACAGATTATCTTCAATGAAATTTGATAAGATTAAAATTGAAAAGGGAAGTGGAATAGAGATTTATAGTTGTGACAGATTTTATGACTTAAATAAATTAAGTAGTAGTACTATTAGCCAAATATATTTAGCATTAAGTCTATCTTTTTCAGAAATGTTTTTCAAAAATAAAAATGTACCACTTCTGTTGGATGATACATTTGCACAATATGATGACAGTAAAAGAAAAAAAGCACTACGTCTTTTGGTAGAAGAAAATTTCAAACAGATTATATTTTTTACTAGTCAGATTAATGACAAGAATATTTTGGACTATATAAATCCATATTATGAATATATAGAGATATAAATGTAAAAAATAGATGTAGGTGTTTATGTTGACATTTTTATTATAAGATAGTAATATATTATCATAATGCAAATGCAAATCATATGCAAAATGGAGGTAGAAATGAAAAAAAAGATTATTTCAGGGGCTTTGGCTGTGATTACAAGCATAATGCTCATTGGATGTGGAACAAATTCTGATACAAAAACTACAAATGATGAAGGTAATAAAAAAGTTAATATAATGGTTTCGGTATATCCGTTAAAGGAGTTTGCAGATAAAATTGCTGGAGATAAGGCAGAAGTTAGCTGCATGGTTCCTGATAATATGGAGCCTCATGATTATGAACCAAAAACAAAAGATTTTGAAGCATTAATAAAAAGTGATGCATTTATATATAATGGACTTGGCCTTGAGACATGGGTTGATCAAGTAAAGAGTGTAATAGGAGATAAAGAACTACGAATTGTGGATTCAAGTGAAGGTGTAGAAGTAAGAAAAGAAGG
This genomic interval carries:
- a CDS encoding ATP-binding protein, yielding MRIKSICIINFAGLKNKMIEFKEGFNLVYGENESGKSSIETFIRIWLYGIKEELEDRKKYLPLSGEKISGQLVVEYDGREIIIDRIFGLDNKEDICEVIDASTGKKIKVKHLKEPGKSLLNISYSSYMKSLDIGQVQKNTFDFLYENNKHDKSELKDTKKNKLPSIEVLETMEYECVKYRELLSLRNRKINDLEELKKINDEFSKDISLYKNIDSMGDNLLDRIYKLKNDQQEIEREINKYKINYEFINKTKRELIKQDANIDCIEFIGKYRGEIENLLQSYKDGLKDLKYRLENQSKHKIDRNTKDINRKIILTNIELVVLCILFLLSVVMKYIPGSILCIVLFVFLIKRYFKYSLIIRKNKIAKKDIDLIQKAKKRVEDEEEEINIYIKETNCNSYEEFIEKLTKYDKYISYKHNYELVLKEKEAEFNEERINTLQHLFKENQDILKLFYDTLSCSNIDELVERIERYEKLKIDRFNIHKTIEETKKYLLNIEINIKEIEKSILDKKIIIEAEDYSIDNLIIKLKDLKKKVLLEESYDHIKLFIGDELNSKVLKRLNRLSSMKFDKIKIEKGSGIEIYSCDRFYDLNKLSSSTISQIYLALSLSFSEMFFKNKNVPLLLDDTFAQYDDSKRKKALRLLVEENFKQIIFFTSQINDKNILDYINPYYEYIEI